A region from the Malus domestica chromosome 07, GDT2T_hap1 genome encodes:
- the LOC103410297 gene encoding silicon efflux transporter LSI2-like — translation MAMASPVKVFLGSIAFAVFWVLAVFPAVPFLPIGRTAGSLLGAMLMVVFQVLTPDQAYAAIDLPIIGLLFGTMVVSMYLERADMFKYLGKLLMWKTQGAKDLLCRICLISAVSSALFTNDTACVVLTEFVLKVARQHNLPPHPFLLALASSANIGSAATPIGNPQNLVIAVQSKISFGTFVIVILPAMLVGVCVNALILLCMFWRLLSVQKDEEDPALGPVPEEDVSYHLFSPVTLSRSASLNSQQLNSRLEIPTLQSSPNLKVSIGNVETLRNRLPSCKNEANKVPSGVIESARILSASKEETNDLSSHKRDETIPSKRSPSNDRQTDAFPKESLEGKEHLTKRWKRILWKSGVYLITIGMLIALLMGFNMSWCAITAALALVVLDFTDASPSLEKVSYSLLIFFCGMFITVSGFNKTGIPSDLWDFMEPHAQIDRASGIYVLAVTILVLSNLASNVPTVLLLGGRVAASAALISAAEEKKAWLLLAWVSTVAGNLSLMGSAANLIVCEQARQSPQLAYTLSFWSHLKFGVPSTLIVTAIGLTLICIV, via the exons ATGGCAATGGCTTCTCCAGTCAAAGTGTTTCTTGGCTCGATTGCTTTTGCAGTCTTTTGGGTGTTGGCTGTGTTTCCGGCTGTCCCTTTCTTGCCAATCGGTAGGACTGCAGGGTCCCTCCTCGGGGCAATGCTTATGGTTGTTTTCCAAGTCTTAACTCCTGATCAAGCATACGCTGCTATTGATCTCCCAATCATCGGTCTTCTGTTCGGGACAATGGTTGTGAGTATGTATCTCGAAAGAGCAGATATGTTCAAGTATTTGGGCAAGTTGCTCATGTGGAAAACTCAAGGGGCAAAGGACTTGCTTTGTCGAATCTGTTTGATTTCGGCAGTTTCGAGCGCTCTCTTCACCAATGACACCGCTTGTGTGGTTTTGACCGAGTTTGTTTTGAAAGTTGCAAGACAACATAATCTCCCACCCCATCCTTTCCTACTGGCCCTTGCCTCGAGTGCAAACATTGGGTCTGCAGCAACCCCGATCGGCAATCCTCAAAACCTTGTTATAGCTGTTCAGAGTAAGATATCTTTCGGGACATTTGTGATTGTAATTCTCCCTGCAATGCTTGTGGGAGTCTGTGTGAATGCTTTGATTCTTCTATGTATGTTCTGGAGATTGTTGTCTGTCCAGAAGGATGAGGAAGATCCAGCTCTGGGACCTGTTCCAGAGGAGGATGTAAGTTATCATCTGTTTTCACCAGTTACATTGTCACGTAGTGCATCCTTAAACTCTCAACAACTGAACTCTAGATTGGAAATCCCGACTCTACAAAGTTCTCCGAATCTTAAAGTGAGCATAGGTAATGTCGAGACTCTTAGAAACCGCTTACCTTCTTGCAAGAATGAAGCGAACAAGGTACCTAGTGGTGTGATAGAGTCTGCAAGAATTTTAAGTGCATCAAAAGAGGAGACGAATGATTTGTCTTCTCATAAAAGGGACGAAACAATCCCATCAAAAAGGTCTCCATCGAATGATAGACAAACAGATGCATTTCCTAAGGAGTCGTTGGAAGGGAAGGAACATCTGAccaaaagatggaaaaggatATTGTGGAAATCTGGTGTTTACCTTATTACCATAGGAATGCTGATTGCACTGCTTATGGGCTTCAATATGTCGTGGTGTGCGATTACTGCTGCACTTGCTCTGGTTGTTCTTGACTTCACGGATGCCAGTCCAAGCCTAGAAAAG GTTTCCTATTCACTCTTGATTTTCTTCTGCGGAATGTTTATAACCGTCAGTGGATTCAACAAGACCGGCATTCCAAGCGATCTTTGGGACTTCATGGAGCCGCATGCGCAAATTGATCGTGCTAGCGGCATATATGTTCTTGCAGTCACCATACTTGTGCTGTCAAATTTGGCTTCAAATGTACCAACTG TTTTGTTGCTTGGAGGGCGGGTGGCAGCGTCGGCGGCCCTAATCTCTGCCGCGGAGGAGAAGAAGGCGTGGCTCCTATTAGCTTGGGTGAGCACCGTGGCTGGAAACCTGTCGCTTATGGGATCAGCAGCCAACTTGATAGTGTGCGAGCAGGCTCGCCAATCTCCACAACTTGCCTACACATTGTCCTTCTGGAGCCATCTGAAATTTGGAGTCCCCTCCACTCTTATAGTCACTGCTATTGGTTTAACACTAATTTGTATAGTTTGA
- the LOC103420840 gene encoding uncharacterized protein: MGSGCLTPDGMGPASRDGFHMENQISEVASLANTESGCHSGGTIIFDHRVSFELTGEDVGCCLANKALRTATESSNDIAAENSIETDALLTDSNNHRVFNVEESLSRIPANASGEGEDQGYRKQRSITLGSTKEFNFDYTKAEVPSKSNIGSEWWTNKNVAAKESKPCNDWTFFPILQPGVR; this comes from the coding sequence ATGGGCTCTGGATGTTTGACGCCTGATGGTATGGGGCCAGCATCGAGAGACGGTTTCCATATGGAGAACCAGATTTCTGAGGTGGCATCCCTGGCCAACACAGAGAGTGGATGTCACAGTGGTGGAACTATAATATTTGATCACAGGGTGTCATTTGAATTGACTGGTGAAGATGTTGGATGCTGTCTTGCGAATAAAGCATTAAGAACTGCAACGGAATCTTCAAATGATATAGCAGCAGAAAACTCAATTGAAACAGATGCGTTATTAACAGACTCCAACAATCACCGAGTGTTTAATGTTGAAGAAAGTTTGAGTAGAATTCCTGCAAATGCTTCAGGAGAAGGGGAGGATCAAGGATACCGGAAGCAAAGATCCATCACACTTGGGTCGACAAAGGAGTTTAATTTTGATTACACAAAAGCTGAAGTTCCGAGTAAGTCCAACATCGGCTCAGAATGGTGGACTAACAAAAATGTTGCTGCTAAGGAATCTAAGCCTTGCAATGACTGGACTTTCTTTCCGATTCTACAACCCGGAGTTAGATGA
- the LOC114825919 gene encoding uncharacterized protein At1g76660-like encodes MFSIGPYAYETQLVSPPVFSTFNTEPSTAPFTPPHEFVQLTTPSSLEVPFAQLLSSSLDQQRRNSSNSQKFPLSQYEYQPYQQYPGSPGGNLISPGSTISNSGTFSPFLDRHPMLEFRMGEGPKLYGFEHFTNHKWGSRLGSGSLTPDGAGLGSGLSSGTLTLDGYELGSRLGSGCFVGIY; translated from the coding sequence ATGTTTTCCATAGGCCCTTATGCATACGAGACACAGTTAGTGTCACCACCTGTATTCTCTACATTCAACACTGAACCATCTACTGCTCCATTCACTCCCCCTCATGAATTCGTTCAGCTGACTACACCTTCATCCCTTGAAGTGCCATTTGCTCAACTTCTGTCATCTTCATTGGACCAACAACGTAGAAATAGTAGTAACAGCCAGAAGTTTCCACTGTCCCAATACGAATACCAGCCTTACCAACAATATCCGGGAAGTCCAGGTGGtaatctcatatcaccaggatCAACAATATCGAATTCAGGAACATTTTCTCCGTTCCTGGACAGACACCCTATGCTTGAGTTTCGCATGGGGGAAGGTCCCAAACTCTATGGATTTGAGCATTTTACCAATCATAAGTGGGGTTCAAGGCTAGGTTCTGGATCATTGACGCCAGATGGTGCGGGGCTGGGTTCCGGGCTAAGTTCTGGAACATTAACACTAGATGGTTATGAGCTAGGTTCAAGGCTAGGTTCCGGATGTTTTGTTGGAATATATTAG